The DNA window ATTTCCCCCAATCActctcaggtgaaggacatctcactggaggccacagaagctttgtgaagccagctggacacaatacatggagagatgaccaaccaatcacAGTTGATGAAgggagtggaacctcaacccagcacATTATCATAATAGAGGTTAGTATAATAGTATTGCataaaatgtttttgttacttTGTAAATCAAATGTGGCCTGTTTATTTCCGAAAGGCTCCTCTTCAGCTATTCACTTGCTTACAGTggatttggaaagtatttagaccccgtTTCTTCTACATTTTGATACGTTagtcttattctgaaattgatgaAATAATTTTTttcccatcatcaatctacacacaataccccataatggcaaagaaAAAAACAGAATTTTAGATTCTTCTCTCAATGtctaaaaaataaactgaaatatcacatttacgtaagtattcagaccctttactcagtactttgttgaagcacctttggcagcgattacagctttgagtcttcttgggtatgacgctacaagcttggcacacctgtatttggggagtttctcccattcttctctgcagatcctctcaagctctgtcaggttggatggggatcgttgctgcacagctattttcaggtctctccagagatgttcaatagggttcaagtccaggctctggctgggccactcaaggatatttagagacttgtcccgaagccactcctgtgttgtcttggctgtgtgcttagggtcgttgtcctgttggaaggtgaaccttcgccccagtctgaggtcctgagcaggttttcatcaattatctcaatgtactttgctccgttcatctttccctcaatcctgactattctcccagttcctgccgctgagaaacatccccacagcatgattctgccaccaacatgcttcaccatagggatggtattaaccaggtgatgagcggtgcctggtttcctccagatgtaatgcttggcattcaggccaaagagttcagtcttggttccatcagacctgggaatcttgtttctcatggtctgagagtcctttaggtgccttttgtcaaactccaagagggcggtcatgcgccttttactgaggagtggcttccgtctggccactctaccataaaggcctgattggtggagtgctacagagattgttgtccttctggaaggttctcccatctccacagaggaactctggagctctgtcacagggaccaccgggttcttggtcacctccctgaccaaggcccttctctctcgATTGCAcggtttggctgggtggccagctctaggaagagtcttggtggttacaaacttcttccatttaagaatgattaaggctactgtgttcttggggaccttcaatgctgcaaaattGTTTTGGCATCCTTCCCCAGATACGTGCCTTGACAATCCTGTCtcagcgctctacggacaattccttcaacctcattgctcggtttttgctctggcatgcactgtcaactgtggaaccttatatagacaggtgagtgcctttccaaatcatgtccaataaattgaatttaccacaagtggactccaattaagttgtagaaacatctcaaggatgatcagtggaaccAGGATGCACCTGCCCTCAATTGCTTTATAGAAAAATAACATATAATATTAATCAAtaatatttctgttttatttttaatacatttgcaaacatgtctaaacctgttttcacttagtcattatggggttttgtgagtagattgatgaggaatttagaataaggctctaacaaCAAAGTGAagatgtctgaatacttttggaaTGCACTGTACCTCTACATCCTAATTTATCTTGTGAGACTTCCCTATGACATTGTTATTCAACTCATGTACCGGTAATAACCTTCTCTTTGCTTGTGTTAGTCTGTCGATGCAGAGGCTGCAGGTCCTGGGGTTAAGCAGGAGATggctgaaggagaagaggacccaCGGCACAGCAGAGACAGCCAGACTGCAGCGGCTGGAGCGCCCCCTGTAACCACGGAGGACCCCACCACCGCCCCAGCGCAGCCCAGCAgcatcacggaggtcagtggaacgTCGAGCACCATCTTCAAGACAGAGACATGCCCCAAGACTTCAATGGTGCTGGGGCGACTGGGCTGTCCTGCTCCCCACTCAGAGTATTTACTTCACGGTAACCTGACGACGGTTCTGTCCCATCAGGACTCCGGTGACGTGTTACAGACTGTCAATGATCCGTCCTGTTCATACGCTACAGAGACACAGATGATACCTGGTGACATGCCTGTGGGCTTAGATACACAGACTAATCCAATGAGAGGGGACTGgaaccagtacagtagtagtgtatactctgaAGGGCGCCTAGATAAGAAAGGGGAGGGTCTGGTCGTAGATGAGGTGACTGTGAAAGTGGAGGATGACGTTTCTCTGACATGGAATGCAGACCAGACTCACTTAGGAGAAGGACACTCGCAGGGCAACAGCAGTGATTTCTTAGACTACAGGGAAAGCTTAGAGACCAATCTAAATGTTGGGACCCACTCCCCTTTACATGCGTTCAGGGATTGCGACCCAGTGTCCACGTCAATGGGGTCTTCCGATTCACACAGCCATGTCCTTTTCGATCAGGTATTGAATTCAAACGACGGGGTCAGAGCCCAGACTCGGGGAGGGGGAGCAACATCAGGCAAAAGTAAAGAGaaacggttcctctgcatgttctgt is part of the Oncorhynchus clarkii lewisi isolate Uvic-CL-2024 chromosome 10, UVic_Ocla_1.0, whole genome shotgun sequence genome and encodes:
- the LOC139418962 gene encoding uncharacterized protein, producing the protein MANCMVFHTQIASVMEVLANAAVSEICKLVDDDYAVFRLEISQSQKENRTLRRKLQLLELKMARERAERTMRERVLASRPRSVKILDQYRGIARGEGHLTGGHRSFVKPAGHNTWRDDQPITVDEGSGTSTQHIIIIESVDAEAAGPGVKQEMAEGEEDPRHSRDSQTAAAGAPPVTTEDPTTAPAQPSSITEVSGTSSTIFKTETCPKTSMVLGRLGCPAPHSEYLLHGNLTTVLSHQDSGDVLQTVNDPSCSYATETQMIPGDMPVGLDTQTNPMRGDWNQYSSSVYSEGRLDKKGEGLVVDEVTVKVEDDVSLTWNADQTHLGEGHSQGNSSDFLDYRESLETNLNVGTHSPLHAFRDCDPVSTSMGSSDSHSHVLFDQVLNSNDGVRAQTRGGGATSGKSKEKRFLCMFCNKGFSCPQKVEIHQRVHTGEKPYSCTQCHIRFAQAGDLKRHQRVHTGEKPFSCTQCNMRFAHAGNLKRHQRVHTGEK